A segment of the Leptospira andrefontaineae genome:
TTGCCTGAAAATTATCCCATTCCCATTGTGATCGTACAGCATGTGAGTCCTCGTTCGGACGGATATTGGATCGAAAGTATGAACAGGACCTGTAGGTTGAATGTAAAGGAAGCAGACGAAAAAGAAAAAATAGAACGAGGGAATATTTATATGGCTTCTGCAAATTACCATCTGTTGGTGGAAAAAGATAAAACATTCTCTTTAAGCACGGAAGCAAAAGTGAATTTTGCAAGGCCGTCCATAGATGTACTTTTTGAATCGGCTGCGGAAGCTTATGGAGAAGAATTGATCGGACTCATTTTGACAGGTTCAAATTCCGACGGAGCCTTAGGACTTAGGAAAATAAAGGAAGAAGGTGGGCTGACAATTGTGCAAGACCCTGAAACTGCGGAATCCCCCTCTATGCCTGCATATGCGATCTCTACTACTTCAGTGGATCATATTTTTTCTTTGGAAGAGATAGCGAACTTTTTACAAACATTAGGTGAGGGTAATTGAAGTGGATTTGAAAAAGATAACGATCCGTACCAAACTGTTTATAGGTTTTTCCGTATTGGTGTTTATACTTGTTGGTACATCCATATTTGTGATCGATAAACTTTCCGAATCGAATAATAGATTACAAAGGATCGTAGATGGTTCAGCCAAAAGAGTGAATTTGTCCAACGAGATCATGATTGCTTTACTGGATTCTACCCGTCACGAGAAGAATGTCATCATCGAAAGGCGTACTGAGCAGATGCTCTATTTTAGGGATCGTTTTCTCAAAGCAGCCGATACTGTGGACGACAAAATATTACAACTGAGCGAACTTTCCGATGCTGAGGGAAAAGTTTTGTTGGAGGAATTCAAAGTTTCATGGAAACAATTGAGGAAATATCAGGACGAGATCGTTTCTCTGGCTTTAAAGAATATTAATGATCAAGCATTTGCGATCTCCGCAGGACCGGCGTTGATCGTTCGTGATACTGCGATGAAACAATTCAGCAGGATCGTGGAGCGGAACGAAAAGCTCATGGAGTCCGAAAAGAAAAAGAATATCTCGGATTTCGAATATACCTTCTTATTTTTAGTGTGTTTGGTGATATCGTCGGTGCTGGTAGTGATCGCCATATCTTTCTGGATCATCAGGAGTATAACCGATAGGATCAATTTTATCGCGAACGAAGCGGAGAAGATTGCGAGTAGGGAATTCTCGGACCAAATATTAGAAGATACTAATGCGGACGAATTAAGGTTGATTTTCGATTCTTTGGTGACTGTTAATGAAAGTTTTAAAGAAATTACGAATAACGCGAATACCGTAGCTTCCGGTGATTATTCTATTGATTTAGAACCTAGGTCCGAAAAGGACATCTTGGGAACTGCATTGAAGAAAATGACCCAGGCACTTCGTTTAACTACGTCCGAAAATGAAAAACATAATTGGCTGACCCAAGGACAGAATCGTTTGAACGAAGGTTTGAGAGGTGACCAAACAGTCGAGAGTTTGGCGCAAAGTGTGGTGAATTTTTTAGGAGAATATTTAAAAGCTCAAATAGGGGCCATTTATCTTTCTGATGAAAAAGACAAATCGCTAAAATTGACCGGTGAATATGCATTTACCGGAGGAAAACTTGCGGACCATTTTTCCTTAAAGGAAGGTTTGGTGGGACAAGCTGCATCTCAACAGAAAGAAATGTTAATAACCGATGTACATGAA
Coding sequences within it:
- a CDS encoding chemotaxis protein CheB, translated to MGYGAIVIGVSSGGLNALMKILPSLPENYPIPIVIVQHVSPRSDGYWIESMNRTCRLNVKEADEKEKIERGNIYMASANYHLLVEKDKTFSLSTEAKVNFARPSIDVLFESAAEAYGEELIGLILTGSNSDGALGLRKIKEEGGLTIVQDPETAESPSMPAYAISTTSVDHIFSLEEIANFLQTLGEGN